Proteins encoded by one window of Armatimonadota bacterium:
- the solA gene encoding N-methyl-L-tryptophan oxidase, with the protein MNRDGTADVIVLGLGAMGSAAAYHLARRGRQVIGLEQFTPGHDRGSSHGRSRIIREAYFEHPDYVPLVRRAYELWAALQAEDGSRLFLPTGGLMIGPHDGALVQGALASARTHDLDHEVLDSAGLRARYPVFQVRDDAAAVWEPRAGVLFPEAGVLAHLRGALRHGARLRTEERVLAWHPRDGGVEVETDRGVYGGDHLVVTAGPWAAQVLTDLGLPLQVERNVMYWFQPADPALFAPHRLPVYIYEYRREAFIYGFPRLGDDGVKVAHHHSGEICTPEDIRRDVSADEVSRMREILAHTLPGLAGELRQAVTCMYTNTPDGHFIIDRHPRHPQVILACGFSGHGFKFAPVVGEILADLAVDGRTRHRIDLFRLDRFMV; encoded by the coding sequence ATGAACCGCGACGGGACCGCCGATGTCATCGTCCTCGGCCTGGGAGCCATGGGCAGCGCGGCCGCCTATCACCTGGCCCGCCGCGGCCGACAGGTGATCGGGCTCGAGCAGTTCACTCCCGGGCACGACCGCGGCTCCTCCCACGGCCGCTCCCGGATCATCCGGGAGGCCTACTTCGAACACCCGGACTACGTCCCGCTGGTCCGGCGCGCCTACGAGCTCTGGGCCGCCCTCCAGGCGGAGGACGGATCCCGCCTCTTCCTGCCCACGGGAGGATTGATGATCGGTCCGCACGACGGCGCCCTGGTACAGGGCGCGCTCGCCAGCGCCCGCACCCACGATCTGGACCACGAGGTGCTGGACAGCGCCGGGCTGCGGGCCCGCTACCCGGTGTTCCAGGTCCGGGACGACGCCGCGGCGGTCTGGGAGCCCCGTGCCGGGGTCCTCTTCCCGGAGGCCGGTGTCCTGGCGCACCTGCGGGGCGCCCTGCGCCACGGGGCGCGCCTCCGGACGGAAGAGCGGGTCCTGGCCTGGCATCCCCGCGACGGCGGCGTGGAGGTTGAGACAGACCGCGGCGTCTACGGCGGAGACCATCTGGTCGTCACCGCCGGCCCGTGGGCCGCGCAGGTCCTGACCGACCTCGGGCTGCCGCTACAGGTCGAGCGCAACGTGATGTACTGGTTCCAGCCGGCCGATCCCGCCCTGTTCGCCCCGCACCGCCTGCCCGTGTACATCTACGAGTACCGACGGGAGGCCTTCATCTACGGGTTCCCCCGGCTCGGCGACGACGGGGTGAAGGTCGCCCACCACCACAGCGGCGAGATCTGCACCCCCGAGGACATCCGCCGCGATGTCTCGGCCGACGAGGTCTCCCGCATGCGGGAGATCCTGGCGCACACCCTGCCCGGCCTGGCCGGGGAGTTGCGGCAGGCCGTGACCTGCATGTACACGAACACCCCGGACGGCCACTTCATCATCGATCGCCACCCCCGCCACCCCCAGGTGATCCTGGCCTGCGGCTTCTCGGGACACGGCTTCAAGTTTGCCCCGGTGGTGGGGGAGATTTTGGCCGACCTGGCCGTCGACGGCCGCACCCGTCACCGAATCGACCTGTTCCGCCTCGACCGATTCATGGTATAG
- a CDS encoding ImmA/IrrE family metallo-endopeptidase — MSPRFASECEPPIAWSCPECGLFQLESSGRPFSPEERAAIAALGAAAPVPARPPTPRRSRAALQARQLLEAFPTRIPVDVEGLAEALGYPVRWRALPAGQRGGIEGGPDRPVLVLNREYPFRSDAERRWAVAEELAHAVLGHSALVASEAPGQPPVIREPARALQEREARVFAAELLMPAGAVRRAFEQAQTSILRALGPEERARAVDRVVGDLAEQFRVSRQAMRLRLTELELLF, encoded by the coding sequence ATGTCGCCGCGGTTCGCCAGCGAGTGCGAGCCGCCGATCGCCTGGTCGTGCCCGGAGTGCGGGCTCTTCCAGCTGGAGAGCAGCGGTCGCCCGTTCAGCCCCGAAGAGCGGGCGGCGATCGCTGCGCTCGGCGCGGCCGCGCCGGTGCCGGCCCGACCTCCCACCCCGCGCCGTTCCCGTGCGGCGCTGCAGGCACGCCAGCTGCTGGAGGCGTTTCCCACCCGGATTCCCGTCGACGTCGAAGGGCTGGCCGAAGCGCTGGGCTATCCGGTGCGCTGGCGGGCGCTGCCGGCCGGCCAGCGCGGCGGCATTGAAGGCGGGCCGGACCGGCCTGTGCTGGTGCTGAACCGGGAGTACCCCTTCCGCAGCGATGCGGAGCGGCGGTGGGCCGTCGCCGAGGAGCTGGCGCACGCGGTCCTCGGGCATTCCGCCCTCGTGGCCAGCGAGGCGCCGGGGCAGCCGCCGGTGATCCGCGAGCCGGCCCGCGCCCTCCAGGAACGTGAAGCCCGGGTCTTTGCCGCGGAGCTGCTCATGCCGGCCGGCGCGGTGCGCCGGGCCTTCGAGCAGGCCCAGACGAGCATCCTGCGCGCCCTCGGTCCGGAGGAGCGGGCCCGGGCCGTGGACCGCGTCGTCGGCGACCTGGCGGAGCAGTTCCGCGTCTCCCGGCAGGCGATGCGCCTCCGGCTCACCGAACTGGAGCTGCTGTTCTGA
- a CDS encoding helix-turn-helix domain-containing protein, translating into MQTRPSGLHWPHECPRDHPAPGPAPAGGARAVPRGPSPDDRRTRRPTRVRQPQTSPELVARIRALREAYPRWGDRKLAVLLQREDYRVAHATVGRVLTRLRAKGQLQEPPLVRAAIHKRRRRARLQRRYARRMPWGYLPRAPGDLVQIDTTPITLYPGCPRVHITARDVVSRKDVVAAYKRGNSAAAEDLLRHELPRMGVPIRALQIDGGSEFKANFERACQALGIALYVLPPRSPRLNGKVGAR; encoded by the coding sequence CTGCAAACCCGTCCGTCGGGGCTACACTGGCCCCATGAATGTCCAAGAGATCATCCTGCCCCAGGTCCGGCACCTGCGGGTGGCGCCCGAGCTGTCCCCCGAGGCCCGTCGCCGGATGACCGGCGCACGCGGCGCCCCACACGGGTGCGCCAGCCCCAAACGTCGCCGGAGCTGGTGGCCCGGATCCGGGCGCTGCGCGAGGCCTACCCCCGCTGGGGGGACCGCAAGCTGGCCGTGCTGCTGCAGCGCGAGGACTATCGCGTCGCGCACGCGACGGTGGGGCGGGTGCTGACCCGCCTGCGCGCGAAGGGGCAACTGCAGGAACCGCCCCTGGTGCGAGCGGCGATCCACAAACGGCGCCGGCGGGCGCGCCTGCAGCGGCGCTACGCGCGGCGGATGCCGTGGGGCTACCTCCCGCGGGCGCCGGGCGATCTGGTCCAGATCGACACGACGCCCATCACGCTCTATCCGGGCTGTCCGCGGGTGCACATCACCGCCCGCGATGTCGTCAGTCGCAAAGATGTGGTCGCCGCCTACAAGCGGGGCAACAGCGCGGCGGCCGAGGACTTGCTGCGCCACGAACTGCCGCGGATGGGCGTCCCCATCCGGGCCCTCCAGATCGATGGGGGCTCGGAATTCAAGGCCAACTTCGAGCGGGCCTGTCAGGCCCTGGGGATCGCGCTCTACGTCCTGCCCCCGCGCAGTCCCCGCTTGAATGGCAAGGTGGGTGCCCGATGA
- a CDS encoding RNA-binding protein, giving the protein MATKRLYVGNLPYDVGEQDLRTLFEPFGPVSAVQLIGGRGFGFVEVPEERAPDAIAQVNGRQHGGRALVVSEARPRQPSFGGERRGPSGGFRRDAGGGGLGRDARGGPGGGGRGRRGSGRGSAGGGGRRGGRGWHRERY; this is encoded by the coding sequence ATGGCCACGAAGCGGTTGTACGTGGGGAACCTGCCCTACGATGTCGGCGAGCAGGACCTCCGGACGTTGTTCGAGCCCTTCGGACCGGTCAGCGCCGTCCAGCTCATCGGCGGACGAGGTTTCGGATTCGTGGAAGTTCCCGAGGAGCGGGCGCCGGACGCGATCGCGCAGGTCAACGGCAGGCAGCACGGCGGCCGCGCCCTGGTGGTCAGCGAGGCTCGTCCGCGCCAGCCGTCCTTCGGCGGTGAGCGCCGGGGGCCGAGCGGCGGCTTCCGACGCGACGCCGGCGGCGGAGGACTCGGACGCGACGCCAGAGGCGGACCGGGCGGCGGTGGACGCGGTCGCCGCGGCAGCGGACGGGGCTCCGCAGGTGGCGGCGGACGCCGCGGCGGCCGGGGATGGCACCGCGAGCGCTACTGA
- a CDS encoding DEAD/DEAH box helicase yields the protein MARSRLAVRQTIRRPTSGKLRAILEDVGTPPAAPFVPAPFQEAALAAVRTGDVLVAAPTGSGKTWIAEQAMAEVLARGGRAWYTTPLKALSNQKFHRFSGLYGLESVGLLTGERRINAQAPIIVATTEILRNALYGVSAAPDLIVLDEAHYLADPERGTAWEEILMLAPRSSRLLLLSATFPNAETVASWLTELRGARPEVIVERLRPVPLRYILADGRGRLIPPDALGHLPPGGRTAGWLPSLLRDLEHYRLLPVILFYPSRRQCDEAARELASLRAFGPELRAAAMARWEKDYPLLRQHPFRNALIDAGIAPHHAGHTTAWRLAVEDLLSRGLIRAVCATTTLASGLDVPARTVALSTLVRNSPEGPVSLTPTEFHQMAGRAGRRGKDTIGIVVLPATSREEAREGLALIDAEPEPVLSAFTPGYVQVLNLLRRCTLREAQQELGRSLAAYERRDEVVRLRQAIASIPPDDLAGRPCDDRLITRGRYERMRDRLARMRRRDAHLPVEELAAQEQELEAWPCARCPVESRCLATIEALRARELRRSALRQALHNVEGSLIDEFTRRAAVLRQLGYLDPEYRLTADGRWAAELRHPRILILAEAVRRSLIGASTAAWAAVGGALATERAPRRGGEAGLQPLARLAKELADLERRQALPADPVVAQFEPEWDPVSRRRLPSPADRRADAVVAWMRGADWMQLSRASQTEEGDLQRVILQAAEVLMQLEGLPFPDVRAAARDARMRLLRPPVI from the coding sequence ATGGCGCGATCGCGACTCGCCGTCCGACAGACCATTCGACGTCCCACCTCCGGCAAACTCCGCGCCATTCTCGAAGACGTCGGCACGCCGCCGGCCGCCCCCTTTGTCCCCGCCCCCTTCCAGGAAGCCGCACTGGCCGCCGTGCGCACCGGCGATGTCCTGGTCGCGGCGCCGACGGGCAGCGGGAAGACGTGGATCGCCGAGCAGGCGATGGCGGAGGTGCTGGCCCGGGGCGGACGCGCCTGGTATACCACGCCGCTCAAGGCGCTGTCCAACCAGAAGTTCCACCGGTTCAGCGGTCTGTACGGTCTGGAGTCCGTGGGCCTGCTCACCGGCGAGCGCCGCATCAATGCCCAGGCGCCCATTATCGTCGCCACCACCGAGATCCTCCGCAACGCGCTCTACGGTGTCTCCGCCGCGCCGGACCTGATCGTGCTCGACGAGGCGCACTACCTGGCCGATCCCGAGCGGGGCACGGCGTGGGAGGAGATCCTCATGCTGGCCCCCAGGAGCAGCCGTCTGCTGCTGCTCTCCGCCACCTTCCCCAACGCGGAGACCGTCGCCTCCTGGCTGACCGAACTCCGCGGCGCGCGGCCCGAGGTGATTGTGGAGCGCCTGCGTCCGGTGCCGCTGCGCTACATCCTCGCCGACGGCCGGGGCCGGCTCATCCCGCCCGATGCCCTGGGGCACCTGCCGCCGGGCGGCCGGACGGCCGGGTGGCTCCCCTCGCTGCTGCGCGACCTCGAGCATTACCGGCTGCTCCCGGTGATCCTCTTCTACCCGTCGCGCCGGCAGTGCGACGAGGCGGCGCGGGAACTGGCCTCGCTGCGGGCCTTCGGGCCCGAACTGCGCGCGGCGGCGATGGCCCGGTGGGAGAAGGACTACCCCCTGCTGCGGCAGCACCCCTTCCGCAACGCACTGATCGATGCCGGGATCGCCCCGCACCATGCCGGTCACACCACGGCCTGGCGCCTCGCCGTCGAAGATCTGCTCAGCCGCGGGCTCATCCGCGCGGTGTGCGCCACGACGACGCTGGCCAGCGGGCTGGACGTGCCGGCCCGGACGGTGGCGCTGTCCACGCTGGTGCGGAACAGCCCGGAGGGTCCCGTGTCCCTGACGCCCACCGAGTTCCACCAGATGGCGGGACGGGCCGGCCGCCGGGGCAAGGACACCATCGGGATCGTCGTGCTGCCGGCCACCTCCCGGGAGGAGGCGCGCGAGGGTCTGGCCCTGATCGACGCGGAGCCGGAGCCCGTGCTGTCGGCGTTCACGCCGGGCTATGTGCAGGTCCTCAACCTGCTGCGCCGCTGCACGCTCCGGGAAGCCCAGCAGGAACTGGGCCGGTCCCTGGCCGCCTACGAGCGGCGGGACGAGGTGGTGCGCCTGCGGCAGGCCATCGCCTCGATTCCTCCCGACGACCTGGCCGGCCGGCCCTGCGACGACCGGCTCATCACGCGGGGCCGCTACGAACGGATGCGCGACCGGCTGGCGCGGATGCGGCGGCGCGACGCGCACCTGCCTGTGGAGGAGCTTGCCGCCCAGGAGCAGGAGCTCGAGGCCTGGCCCTGCGCCCGCTGCCCGGTGGAGTCGCGGTGCCTGGCGACGATCGAAGCGCTGCGGGCCCGGGAGCTCCGCCGTTCCGCCCTGCGGCAGGCGCTGCACAACGTGGAAGGGTCCCTCATCGACGAGTTCACCCGGCGCGCCGCGGTGCTGCGGCAGCTGGGCTACCTGGATCCGGAGTACCGCCTCACGGCGGACGGCCGGTGGGCGGCGGAACTGCGCCATCCGCGCATCCTGATCCTGGCCGAGGCCGTGCGCCGCAGCCTGATCGGGGCGTCCACCGCAGCCTGGGCGGCCGTAGGGGGCGCGCTGGCCACCGAACGCGCTCCGCGTCGCGGGGGAGAAGCCGGACTGCAGCCGCTGGCACGCCTGGCGAAGGAACTCGCCGACCTCGAGCGCCGCCAGGCCCTCCCGGCGGATCCGGTGGTCGCCCAGTTCGAGCCCGAATGGGACCCGGTCTCGCGGCGCCGTCTGCCGTCGCCGGCCGACCGGCGGGCCGACGCCGTGGTCGCCTGGATGCGCGGCGCGGACTGGATGCAGCTGAGCCGCGCCAGCCAGACCGAAGAAGGCGACCTGCAGCGGGTCATCCTGCAGGCCGCGGAGGTCCTGATGCAGCTGGAAGGGCTGCCCTTCCCGGACGTGCGGGCCGCCGCGCGCGACGCGCGGATGCGCCTGCTGCGGCCCCCCGTGATCTAG
- a CDS encoding GNAT family N-acetyltransferase — MAQIAEHVDIRPLCDADFAAVAEIYRANFPDVPLSAAEVRDRYRRFDEARFVREWVIAEERGRAAGYGFHAHLPWSFHPDKYQLFVAVHPQAHRRGIGTALMRHHLRRLEERGARRVKSWAREDYAHAVAFLRGFGFDEYARVFESRLAVTAVDLAPFAASTRRVAEAGVTITTLKDELRRDPQCLGAVYQAHGTLDLGAPREDPDLPTPPSFERFVDDEVRHPQALLDAFFLVKKGDLYVGESALKRSESDPGVLWQQLTAVLPEYRGLGIATALKLRTVEYAQVMGYREIRTFNSSRNAPMLAINAKLGFVRQPAWIDFLRVLRA, encoded by the coding sequence ATGGCACAGATCGCTGAGCACGTGGACATTCGGCCACTTTGCGACGCGGACTTTGCGGCGGTGGCGGAGATCTACCGGGCCAACTTCCCCGACGTACCGCTGTCGGCCGCGGAGGTCCGCGACCGCTATCGCCGCTTCGACGAGGCGCGGTTCGTCCGGGAGTGGGTCATCGCCGAGGAGCGGGGGCGGGCCGCCGGCTACGGTTTCCACGCGCACCTGCCCTGGTCGTTTCATCCCGACAAATACCAGCTCTTCGTCGCCGTCCATCCCCAGGCGCACCGCCGGGGGATCGGCACCGCGCTGATGCGCCACCACCTGCGCCGTCTCGAAGAGCGGGGGGCGAGGCGCGTCAAGTCCTGGGCCCGGGAAGATTACGCGCACGCCGTGGCCTTTCTCCGCGGGTTCGGCTTCGACGAGTACGCCCGGGTCTTCGAGTCCCGGCTAGCCGTGACGGCGGTGGACCTGGCCCCCTTCGCCGCCTCCACCCGCCGGGTTGCGGAGGCCGGGGTAACCATCACCACGCTCAAGGACGAGCTCCGGCGCGACCCGCAGTGCCTGGGGGCGGTGTACCAGGCGCACGGCACCCTGGACCTGGGCGCGCCGCGCGAGGATCCCGATCTCCCCACCCCGCCGTCCTTCGAGCGGTTCGTGGACGATGAGGTCCGCCATCCGCAGGCGCTGCTCGACGCGTTCTTCCTGGTCAAGAAGGGCGACCTCTACGTGGGGGAGAGCGCGCTCAAGCGCAGCGAATCCGACCCGGGCGTCCTGTGGCAGCAGCTGACCGCCGTGCTCCCGGAGTACCGGGGCCTGGGGATCGCCACCGCGCTCAAGCTGCGCACCGTGGAGTACGCGCAGGTCATGGGCTATCGGGAGATCCGTACCTTCAACAGCAGCCGCAACGCCCCGATGCTGGCGATCAACGCCAAACTGGGGTTCGTCCGGCAGCCGGCCTGGATCGACTTCCTGCGCGTGCTGCGGGCATGA